CTATCTAAATGGCGTCGTAAAATTGGATATGTTATGCAATCTAATTCGATGATGAATGGCACAATTAGAGATAATATCTTATACGGTATTAATCGTCATGTAACTGATGAAGAGCTTATTAACTACGCTAAATTGGCAAACTGTCATGATTTTATTATGCAATTTGATGAAGGTTACGACACACTCGTAGGTGAACGAGGTTTGAAACTTTCAGGGGGTCAGCGTCAACGTATAGATATTGCTAGAAGTTTTGTGAAAAATCCAGATATCTTACTGCTTGATGAAGCAACGGCAAATCTTGACAGTGAAAGTGAACTGAAAATCCAAGAAGCATTAGAAACATTAATGGAAGGTAGAACAACAATTGTTATTGCCCATCGTTTATCTACAATTAAAAAAGCAGGTCAAATTATATTCTTGGATAAAGGACGGGTTACAGGTAAAGGTACACATTCAGAATTAATGGCATCGCATGATAAATATAAAAACTTCGTTATGTCTCAAAAATTAACAGATTAATTTCATATAAATATAATACTAAGCTTGAAGCAAAGCCATGAATTCAACTAATATAGTAAAGTTATTAAACTATACTGGTTGAAAATGTTTACAATTTGCTTCAAGCTTTTGTCTATTTTAAATATTTTTAAGTAGAGTGACATTTTAATTATTAAATAAATGAAATCGTTATTTTAAGAAAAAATGGCGCGTGGTATAATACAAGTTATAAGCAAACATACATATATTAAAACTGTAACCAATAGTCGTCATTCTTTATTTTTACATAACATGTGTAAATTAACTGATTATATATTTCGAGGTTCAGATATTTGATATTTCAATGTTTCTAAATTTTTAAAAAATTAAATCATAGGTGGGTGCCAAATGTTTTTATTAATCAACATTATTGGTCTAATTGTATTTCTTGGTATCGCGGTGTTATTTTCAAGAGACCGCAAAAATATCCAATGGACATCAATTGGGATCTTAGTTGTTTTAAACCTGTTTTTAGCATGGTTCTTTATTTATTTTGAGTGGGGTCAAATAGCAGTTAAAGGTGCAGCTAATGGTATTGCATGGGTAGTTCAATCTGCACATGCCGGCACAGGTTTCGCATTTGCAAGTTTTACAAACGGTAAAATGATGGATATGGCTGTACAAGCTTTATTTCCAATTTTATTAATTGTGCCATTATTCGACATTTTAATGTATTTTAATATTTTACCGAAAATTATTGGGGGTATTGGTTGGTTACTAGCTAAAGTAACAAGACAGCCTAAATTCGAGTCGTTCTTTGGGATAGAAATGATGTTTTTAGGGAATACAGAAGCTTTAGCAGTTTCAAGCGAACAATTAAAGCGCATGAATGAAATGCGTGTGTTAACGATCGCAATGATGTCGATGAGTTCAGTGTCAGGGGCTATTGTAGGTGCTTATGTGCAAATGGTACCTGGTGAACTTGTATTAACAGCGATTCCACTAAATATTGTCAACGCGATTATTGTGGCATGTTTATTAAATCCTGTAAGTGTGGAAGAAAAAGAAGATATTATTTACAGTCTTAAAAATGATGAAGTAGAACGTCAGCCGTTCTTCTCATTTTTAGGTGATTCAGTTCTAGCAGCGGGTAAATTAGTATTAATTATCATTGCATTTGTTATTAGTTTTGTAGCATTAGCTGATCTTTTTGATCGACTAATTAACTTGATTACAGGATTAGTAGCAGGATGGATTGGCATAAAAGGAAGTTTTGGTCTTGATCAAATTTTAGGTGTGTTTATGTATCCATTTGCGATATTACTAGGTTTACCATTTGATGAAGCATGGTTAGTTGCACAACAAATGGCTAAGAAAATCGTCACAAACGAATTTGTTGTAATGGGCGAAATAACTAAAGATATCGCTTCATATACACCACACCATCGTGCAGTTATTACAACATTCTTAATTTCATTTGCAAACTTCTCAACGATTGGTATGATTATCGGTACTTTGAAAGGTATTGTTGATAAGAAGACATCAGATTTTGTATCTAAATATGTTCCTATGATGCTATTATCAGGTATCTTAGTTTCATTATTAACAGCAGCATTCGTTGGATTATTTGCGTGGTAATTTATTGACTTGTGACAGCTATAGCACATCATAACAAACATGAATATCCAAGCATGCCATCTAATGAAAAGGTGGTGTGCTTGGTTTTTTTAATACTTAGTGTAAGAAAGACTATTTCGTATGAAAACAAATTTTGGACATTATAAAAACCAAGTGCACATGGTAATGCACTTGGCTTTTATGGGAAATGAATATTATTGTACATATGACAGTAAGGACTAGGTACAGTCATAGTACTTCGAGCAAAATTTGTTTTGTTATTATAAACAACACAAAGGAGATAACTTCTTTATTGAAGAAGTTAAAAACATTATAGCAGAGAATGAAATGAAAGTAAATTAAAAATTCAGAATATTTTTAATTATTATATTGCACGTCATATTTAATTGATTCAAACATACAAAACAATATTAAATTAAGTTGCCTCTATTTCGTAGAACTACTTTAATAGAGTTGTGACAGTATTTTTGTTGTGCTACTATTTTTATAGTCTAATAAAAACAAAGGGGATGGTTTCGTGAATAAAACAGTTAAAGATTTAATACTAGTTGTCTTAGGTTCATTTATCTTTGCTGCTGGTGTGAATGCATTTATTATTTCTGGTAACTTAGGTGAAGGCGGGGTTACTGGTTTAGCAATTATTTTATATTATGCATTTCATCTTTCCCCAGCCATCACAAACTTTGTGGTAAATGCAATACTAATTGCAATTGGTTACAA
This is a stretch of genomic DNA from Staphylococcus roterodami. It encodes these proteins:
- a CDS encoding NupC/NupG family nucleoside CNT transporter, which encodes MFLLINIIGLIVFLGIAVLFSRDRKNIQWTSIGILVVLNLFLAWFFIYFEWGQIAVKGAANGIAWVVQSAHAGTGFAFASFTNGKMMDMAVQALFPILLIVPLFDILMYFNILPKIIGGIGWLLAKVTRQPKFESFFGIEMMFLGNTEALAVSSEQLKRMNEMRVLTIAMMSMSSVSGAIVGAYVQMVPGELVLTAIPLNIVNAIIVACLLNPVSVEEKEDIIYSLKNDEVERQPFFSFLGDSVLAAGKLVLIIIAFVISFVALADLFDRLINLITGLVAGWIGIKGSFGLDQILGVFMYPFAILLGLPFDEAWLVAQQMAKKIVTNEFVVMGEITKDIASYTPHHRAVITTFLISFANFSTIGMIIGTLKGIVDKKTSDFVSKYVPMMLLSGILVSLLTAAFVGLFAW